The following are encoded in a window of Sminthopsis crassicaudata isolate SCR6 chromosome 3, ASM4859323v1, whole genome shotgun sequence genomic DNA:
- the CLDN17 gene encoding claudin-17, which produces MTLYPLQIAGLILGFLGMVGTIATTLLPQWRVSAFIGSNIVIFERIWEGLWMNCIQQAHIRWQCKYYSSLLALPPDLEAARALMCVASALSLIALLLGIFSTKQARCTSSNEQVKAYLLGASGVLFILTGIIILIPVSWTANLIIKDFYNPAIHVGQKRELGAALFLGWTSSAVLLIGGALLCTVCFCKRRIRRHRYSSPRHRVQYKPQHQNMMASNTSTSYV; this is translated from the coding sequence ATGACTTTGTATCCCCTGCAAATTGCTGGATTGATTCTTGGATTCCTTGGAATGGTCGGGACTATTGCTACAACTCTACTGCCTCAATGGAGAGTGTCTGCCTTCATTGGCAGCAACATTGTGATATTTGAAAGGATCTGGGAAGGACTTTGGATGAACTGTATCCAACAAGCACATATTAGGTGGCAGTGCAAATATTATAGCTCTCTTTTGGCTCTCCCACCTGACTTGGAGGCAGCTCGGGCACTGATGTGTGTGGCAAGTGCTTTGTCCTTGATTGCCCTGCTTCTTGGCATTTTTAGCACAAAGCAAGCCCGCTGTACTAGCTCTAATGAACAAGTCAAGGCTTATCTCCTGGGAGCATCTGGAGTCCTTTTTATTCTGACAGGTATCATCATTCTTATTCCTGTAAGCTGGACAGCCAATCTCATCATCAAGGACTTTTATAATCCAGCTATTCATGTAGGACAGAAACGAGAGCTGGGTGCTGCACTCTTTCTTGGCTGGACAAGTTCAGCAGTTCTCCTTATTGGAGGAGCTCTTCTCTGTACTGTTTGTTTCTGCAAAAGAAGAATCAGGAGGCACAGATATTCATCACCAAGACACCGAGTGCAGTACAAACCTCAGCATCAAAATATGATGGCAAGTAATACTTCTACCAGTTATGTCTAG